A single region of the Thermodesulfovibrionales bacterium genome encodes:
- a CDS encoding AMP-binding protein produces MNGDTIISLFLDSAVKHRDDTAFTYFDQTWKCITYGTFLNSVKGLASHLVKSGIEKGERVAILSENRIEWCAAYLGILMSGAIAVPIDAQLGASEVRNLLDDSSSVLVFYSDRTRPSVSVPRALNFDSPRFSDILNTLEIENYSEIAVDDTASIVYTSGTTGRPKGVMLTHRNFCSDAFALMEEGLVTERDVVLSVLPLHHTYSFMCAFLVPLFLGASITYPKGLKGPELVSTMKERGVTVLVAIPQLLELIRNGILGRFREMPAFVAVILRILRRVSGGLRKISELNMGKVLFVSAHKAFGESFRFFTSGGARLDPLVMEDLEGLGFTVLEGYGLTETSPVVTFNPIEKRKAGSAGKPLPSVEIRIMNPSGSGEGEIAIRGPMVMRGYYNDPEETAKAIRDGWFLSGDLGHLDHENYLFITGRAKEVIVLSSGKNIYPEDVEKTYLKIPLVKEICVAAAEERGMVESLHGIIVPDLDYARKERIGNIREFLKTAINQVSMTMPPSMRLRGFTLSSEPLPRTPLGKVKRFMMKDFIEQARRGRRVTREEDTSLLQDETGRVIAECIASLQREKIPVHASDNLELDLRLDSLQRIELVVAIEKAFSLKLPETFASEIQTVEELLSRVKDEKSKGVRAAEGAAGEDIFSAEITEEEKREIGLVLSRTEWAVSALLLKVVRLILRIFFRLEIKGLDNLPEPPFIIASNHASNMDGFVVGGTVPLKVFRILFFQGFQVYFSGWWLPSLFGRLAHAIPIDPETFLSNALRLSSYVLRNRRILCIFPEGGRTFDGTIMPFKKGIGILALRHNIPVVPALIEGTFGALPRGAKWPKMTKVRISFGRLYHPSELDLSKRPGGVDEYQFFADEVRERVKALSSET; encoded by the coding sequence ATGAACGGTGACACCATCATCAGTCTGTTCCTCGACTCTGCGGTAAAGCATAGAGACGATACCGCCTTCACCTACTTCGATCAAACATGGAAGTGCATCACCTATGGAACGTTCCTGAACTCGGTGAAGGGGCTGGCATCCCACTTGGTAAAATCAGGGATTGAGAAGGGAGAGAGGGTCGCCATCCTCTCGGAAAACAGGATCGAGTGGTGCGCTGCCTATCTCGGAATTCTGATGTCGGGGGCAATTGCAGTGCCGATAGACGCGCAGCTTGGAGCTTCTGAGGTCAGGAACCTCCTCGATGATTCGTCTTCGGTCCTCGTATTCTACAGTGACAGGACAAGGCCAAGTGTTTCGGTCCCCCGTGCTTTGAACTTTGATTCTCCACGCTTCAGTGATATCTTGAACACCCTTGAGATTGAGAATTATTCCGAGATCGCCGTGGACGATACGGCATCCATCGTATACACATCGGGAACAACGGGAAGGCCAAAGGGCGTGATGCTCACTCATAGGAATTTCTGTTCCGATGCTTTTGCCCTGATGGAGGAGGGGTTGGTCACCGAAAGAGATGTTGTTTTATCGGTCCTCCCTCTTCACCATACCTATTCCTTTATGTGTGCATTTCTTGTACCCCTTTTCCTCGGAGCGTCCATAACCTATCCGAAAGGCCTGAAGGGACCGGAACTCGTATCCACAATGAAAGAGAGGGGGGTGACTGTCCTTGTTGCGATCCCTCAGCTCCTTGAGCTCATCAGAAACGGGATCTTAGGAAGGTTCCGAGAGATGCCTGCGTTTGTGGCAGTCATCCTCCGTATCCTCAGGAGGGTGAGCGGCGGGCTCAGAAAGATATCCGAATTGAACATGGGAAAAGTGCTCTTTGTATCGGCCCATAAGGCCTTCGGCGAGAGTTTCAGATTCTTTACAAGCGGCGGCGCAAGGCTCGATCCTTTAGTGATGGAGGACCTTGAGGGCCTCGGGTTTACGGTCCTCGAAGGTTACGGATTGACGGAGACGTCACCCGTCGTCACCTTCAATCCCATAGAGAAGAGGAAGGCAGGGTCTGCTGGAAAGCCTCTTCCTTCCGTTGAGATTCGGATCATGAACCCCTCGGGGAGCGGGGAAGGGGAGATCGCCATTCGTGGGCCTATGGTTATGAGGGGCTATTACAACGACCCTGAGGAAACTGCGAAGGCCATTCGTGACGGATGGTTCCTGAGCGGCGACCTGGGCCATCTCGATCATGAGAACTATCTCTTTATCACAGGCAGGGCGAAGGAGGTCATCGTCCTGAGTTCAGGCAAGAACATCTATCCCGAGGACGTGGAAAAGACATATCTGAAGATCCCTCTTGTCAAGGAGATATGCGTTGCCGCCGCAGAGGAGCGCGGTATGGTTGAGTCCCTGCACGGCATCATTGTCCCGGACCTTGACTATGCCCGGAAAGAACGGATAGGTAATATCCGGGAGTTTCTGAAGACTGCCATAAATCAGGTATCTATGACGATGCCCCCTTCCATGAGACTGAGAGGGTTCACCCTCTCTTCAGAACCGCTGCCGAGGACGCCTCTTGGCAAGGTGAAGCGTTTCATGATGAAAGATTTCATCGAGCAAGCGAGAAGAGGCAGGAGGGTGACAAGGGAAGAGGATACGTCCCTTCTCCAAGACGAGACAGGCAGGGTCATCGCCGAATGCATCGCCTCTCTCCAGAGGGAAAAGATCCCCGTCCATGCATCGGATAACCTCGAACTCGATCTTCGCCTCGATTCTCTTCAGCGGATAGAACTGGTTGTGGCTATCGAAAAGGCCTTCTCCCTGAAGCTGCCGGAGACCTTCGCCTCCGAGATTCAAACCGTGGAAGAACTCCTGAGCAGAGTGAAGGATGAGAAGTCAAAGGGTGTGCGTGCGGCTGAAGGGGCCGCAGGAGAGGATATCTTCTCTGCTGAGATCACGGAGGAAGAAAAGAGAGAGATCGGGCTTGTACTAAGCCGGACCGAGTGGGCTGTCAGCGCTCTCTTGCTCAAGGTTGTGAGACTGATCCTGAGAATCTTCTTCAGGCTTGAAATAAAGGGGCTCGACAACCTTCCCGAGCCGCCCTTCATCATTGCATCGAACCACGCGAGCAACATGGACGGATTCGTGGTCGGCGGTACCGTTCCCCTCAAGGTCTTCAGGATACTCTTCTTCCAGGGCTTTCAGGTGTACTTTAGCGGATGGTGGCTGCCCTCCCTCTTCGGCAGGCTTGCCCATGCGATCCCGATAGACCCTGAGACCTTCCTGAGCAACGCCCTCAGGCTTTCGTCTTATGTCCTGAGAAATAGGCGGATACTCTGCATATTCCCCGAAGGAGGCAGGACCTTTGACGGAACGATCATGCCTTTCAAGAAAGGCATTGGCATCCTCGCTCTGAGGCACAATATACCGGTGGTGCCTGCTCTCATAGAGGGGACCTTCGGGGCGTTGCCCAGAGGTGCAAAGTGGCCAAAGATGACGAAGGTGAGGATCTCCTTCGGAAGACTCTATCATCCCTCAGAACTTGATCTCTCGAAGAGGCCCGGGGGAGTGGATGAGTACCAGTTCTTTGCTGACGAGGTGCGGGAGAGGGTGAAAGCATTGTCATCCGAGACATAG